The Brassica oleracea var. oleracea cultivar TO1000 chromosome C6, BOL, whole genome shotgun sequence genome includes a region encoding these proteins:
- the LOC106298167 gene encoding uncharacterized protein LOC106298167, translating to MSAAMDRALMALSLEEEDEPFEMPDLPGFCSNEKNKLSLVGRILNPECQKMSTLIWRMPGKWQKEGRCRGVALSKERFQFFFDHEYDLLDVLAKGVHTFNEWALAIERWVEEPPDDYLQFILLWVRISNIPMNYYTKEAIMALGELLGEVKEFIFDPTKPQTQPYERVQVKFNVANPLKMSRVVNIKGAKPVKIHFDYERIQKRCFTCHRLNHEQKVCPLVVKRRKDETLVRSQRISKEMEVKQVVLKENDPLFGVLTEDQVGISSITGKPKIIKEVLDEMRQYMMLATEEDRYVRQERVRGSVAAVEQDPMLKRTMLRLETPPIISQDFDRGKGIVFSYEELKKPLEGRNQQEKFMASAIRADTAGRWNAEKITMGGSDDTKFDAIYMGSPPSSTVFSTGFSEPCASSGTKKKTYQRRRPPKSRRNPRLLLNAEKEEGVLWDKAADKRVEGSKKRKVETEVGDLLVSEKSKTLKGLGRTQDLTIQRLREIRRTHFPEIMFLMETKNCRNILVDLQQWLGYDRVFTIDPRGLSGGLALFWKSDIKLDIKYANKNLIDMQVQYGEVSFFLSCLYGEPSSEGKEIVWERISRIGVTRRDKWCLIGDFNDILNNDEKTGGPMRSEASFKPFGDMLAACGMEELESSGIRFTWAGQRWHKWIQCCLDRAFGNKAWLRFFPGSNQRFLDKRGSDHRPVLLKLQAYQERRVGQFRFDKKFLFQPGVKHKIIEAWRGAAEGSENRNVAKRLRDCRGALSEWKKQRVFNAKDKIHILERRLEWFQSRNYPCWHAIRVIKKELCRAYKEEELYWQQRSMEKWLKYGDRNSNFFHESVKANRAKKRLVRIKNGNGVEQWSEAAKAQVAVDYFNELFRSSNPPSYQPLLQDMRPRVSDEMNRQMTVEVSDEEIKCAVFSIKGASAPGPDGMSGFFFQQYWDEIGPRVSAEVKKFFVTGRMPADWNFTYICLIPKVQEPETMADMRPISLCSVLYKIIAKVLVYRLQPILPELISVNQSAFVAERLITDNIAIAHEAVHAIRTNPSIMTETMVVKTDMSKAYDKVEWSYLRSLMEAIGFDARWVKLIMACVTSVSFAVLVNDQPFGMVKPQRGLRQGDPLSPFLFVLCTEGLTHLLNRAERLSLLNGLKFVEEGPSVHHLLFADDSLFMCKASENQARTLNQVLEVYGCATGQTINLQKSAVSFGSKVDPAVKLAIQRVLGISNEGGSSKYLGLPECFSGSKVDLLGYLKGKVNGRLNAWYLRNLSQAGKEILLKTSASALPVFAMSVFKLPKTICANMSSAMANFWWGSDAHIRKIHWIAWEKLCLPKESGGMGFRDLEAFNQALLAKQAWKVLTFPHCLLARFLKSRYFPSSNFLDAKLGDKPSFAWRSLLSGRELILKGLQKRVGDGNSIHVWTDKWVEDEADGYGMRAPWIKNCTFNVNLRVRELIDFQNRRWNIQALEEVFVPSDIQILLNNQPVTSKEDFWVWKFNKSGAYSVKSGYWLAAQEKSKEIRQVAEAQPSLNSLKSQIWKVQTAPKIRTFVWKAVSQALPVADLLRERGMKCDDRCQLCGFEGESVNHILFSCHLPRKCWAVSNIPSPRGGFSDHSIYENIAYLLKVSKDVRFDIEINRSWPWVLWYLWKNRNAFIFEGKLFEADEIRKKAKEEADVWFVAQQVQSGMDQVEAGVIEKGVLGNAPKIAKGWVLCEFDMDWSKGLGFMGAAWIVKDEKRRVLLHSRRAFSDVKSINEAKLQIWLWVLESMKSLKKNKVIFLSTFGDIVEAIEKPALWPNLQFEATEIKRELRSLEAWELRFGLLASVRCASFIAQSVRQLGLMQSYVAVGHPRWLDHMYVNESGAYDS from the exons ATGTCGGCGGCAATGGACAGAGCCTTGATGGCTCTTTCACTGGAGGAAGAAGATGAACCGTTCGAAATGCCGGATCTACCGGGGTTCTGTTCGAATGAGAAGAATAAGCTGAGTCTGGTGGGTAGAATCCTAAACCCAGAATGCCAGAAAATGTCAACTTTAATTTGGAGGATGCCTGGAAAATGGCAGAAGGAGGGTAGATGTCGAGGAGTGGCTCTGTCCAAGGAGCGTTTTCAATTCTTCTTCGACCATGAGTACGATTTACTTGATGTATTGGCGAAAGGAGTACATACCTTCAATGAATGGGCTTTGGCGATTGAGAGGTGGGTTGAAGAACCACCAGACGATTATCTGCAGTTTATTCTGCTGTGGGTGCGGATTAGCAACATTCCTATGAATTACTACACAAAGGAAGCTATCATGGCGCTGGGAGAGCTGCTGGGAGAAGTTAAGGAATTTATCTTTGACCCCACAAAACCGCAAACTCAACCCTATGAAAGAGTCCAAGTGAAGTTCAATGTGGCGAACCCTTTGAAGATGTCAAGGGTTGTCAACATTAAAGGAGCAAAGCCGGTGAAGATCCATTTTGACTATGAAAGGATCCAAAAGCGATGCTTTACTTGTCATAGGCTGAACCATGAGCAAAAGGTGTGTCCTCTGGTAGTGAAAAGAAGAAAAGATGAAACTCTTGTAAGAAGCCAAAGGATCTCAAAGGAGATGGAAGTAAAACAAGTTGTTTTAAAAGAAAATGATCCTCTTTTTGGAGTTCTTACTGAAGATCAGGTGGGGATAAGTTCAATTACTGGAAAGCCGAAAATAATAAAAGAGGTGCTGGATGAAATGAGACAGTATATGATGTTGGCCACCGAAGAGGACAGATACGTGAGGCAAGAAAGAGTGAGAGGCTCGGTAGCTGCGGTGGAACAAGATCCTATGCTGAAGCGTACAATGTTGAGACTTGAGACACCTCCCATTATTTCTCAAGACTTTGACAGAGGGAAAGGGATAGTTTTCAGCTATGAGGAATTAAAGAAGCCTTTGGAAGGCAGAAACCAACAGGAGAAATTTATGGCTTCTGCAATCAGAGCTGATACAGCAGGACGATGGAACGCTGAAAAGATCACAATGGGTGGAAGTGATGACACTAAGTTTGATGCCATTTATATGGGTTCTCCTCCTAGTTCGACGGTGTTTAGTACTGGTTTTTCGGAACCGTGTGCTTCATCCGGGACTAAGAAGAAAACATATCAGCGTAGACGTCCTCCCAAGTCAAGAAGAAATCCTAGGCTGCTTTTGAACGCGGAAAAGGAAGAGGGAGTCCTATGGGATAAAGCAGCTGATAAGAGAGTGGAAGGGAGTAAGAAGAGAAAGGTAGAAACTGAAGTTGGGGATCTTCTAGTTTCGGAGAAGTCTAAAACCCTAAAG GGCTTGGGACGTACTCAAGACCTGACAATTCAGAGACTCCGGGAAATACGTCGAACTCATTTCCCGGAGATCATGTTCTTAATGGAGACTAAGAATTGTAGAAACATTTTGGTGGATTTGCAGCAGTGGCTCGGGTATGATAGGGTATTCACAATTGATCCGAGAGGCTTGAGTGGGGGCTTGGCATTATTTTGGAAAAGCGACATCAAGCTGGATATTAAATATGCAAATAAGAATCTGATCGATATGCAGGTTCAATATGGAGAGGTTAGTTTTTTCCTCTCATGTTTATATGGTGAACCGTCTTCAGAGGGGAAGGAGATTGTTTGGGAAAGAATCAGCAGGATAGGGGTCACCAGAAGAGATAAGTGGTGCTTAATTGGAGACTTCAATGACATCCTCAACAATGATGAAAAAACGGGAGGCCCCATGAGATCTGAAGCTTCATTCAAACCTTTTGGGGATATGCTTGCGGCTTGTGGAATGGAAGAACTAGAGTCATCTGGCATCAGATTTACATGGGCGGGGCAAAGATGGCATAAGTGGATCCAATGTTGTCTAGACAGGGCTTTTGGGAATAAAGCTTGGCTGAGATTTTTTCCTGGGTCGAATCAGAGGTTCCTGGACAAACGAGGCTCTGATCACAGACCTGTGCTACTGAAACTTCAAGCTTATCAAGAAAGAAGAGTGGGTCAGTTCAGATTTGACAAAAAATTCTTGTTTCAACCGGGAGTGAAACATAAGATCATAGAGGCGTGGAGAGGTGCAGCGGAAGGGTCCGAAAATAGAAATGTGGCGAAAAGACTTCGAGACTGTCGTGGTGCTTTGAGTGAATGGAAGAAACAGAGGGTCTTCAATGCCAAAGATAAAATTCATATTTTGGAGAGGAGGCTAGAATGGTTTCAATCAAGAAACTACCCGTGTTGGCATGCGATCAGGGTGATAAAGAAAGAGCTATGTAGAGCGTATAAAGAAGAGGAACTCTACTGGCAGCAGAGAAGCATGGAAAAATGGCTTAAATATGGTGACCGAAACTCCAACTTCTTTCATGAATCGGTTAAGGCAAACAGAGCGAAGAAAAGACTGGTTAGAATCAAGAATGGGAATGGAGTAGAGCAATGGTCAGAAGCAGCAAAAGCTCAAGTGGCGGTCGACTACTTTAATGAGCTTTTCAGATCTTCTAATCCCCCAAGCTACCAGCCTTTGCTACAGGATATGAGACCAAGAGTTTCAGATGAAATGAACCGGCAAATGACCGTCGAAGTTTCTGATGAGGAAATCAAATGTGCTGTCTTCAGTATAAAAGGCGCAAGTGCTCCAGGGCCGGATGGAATGTCGGGTTTCTTCTTCCAGCAATATTGGGATGAGATAGGGCCAAGAGTATCAGCTGAAGTAAAGAAGTTCTTTGTAACAGGGAGAATGCCGGCGGATTGGAACTTCACATATATCTGTCTCATACCTAAAGTCCAGGAGCCCGAGACTATGGCTGATATGCGACCGATAAGTTTATGCTCCGTCCTGTATAAAATCATCGCAAAGGTATTGGTATATCGCCTACAGCCCATCCTCCCTGAGCTGATATCCGTCAATCAATCTGCCTTCGTGGCGGAGAGGCTGATTACAGATAACATTGCAATTGCCCATGAAGCGGTTCATGCTATACGGACTAATCCGAGCATCATGACTGAGACAATGGTGGTGAAAACGGACATGTCAAAGGCATACGACAAGGTGGAATGGAGCTATCTTAGGAGCTTGATGGAGGCTATTGGTTTCGACGCCAGATGGGTTAAGCTGATTATGGCATGCGTCACTTCTGTTTCCTTTGCAGTACTGGTGAATGATCAACCTTTTGGGATGGTCAAACCGCAACGTGGTCTACGACAAGGTGATCCCCTCTCGCCGTTTCTATTTGTGTTGTGTACGGAAGGGCTTACACACCTATTGAATAGAGCAGAAAGATTAAGCTTGCTAAACGGCTTGAAGTTTGTTGAGGAGGGGCCCTCAGTTCACCATTTGCTATTTGCCGACGACAGTTTGTTTATGTGCAAAGCGTCTGAAAATCAAGCTAGGACTCTGAACCAAGTGCTCGAGGTGTATGGCTGTGCAACAGGACAGACGATCAACTTGCAGAAATCAGCCGTATCCTTTGGATCTAAGGTTGATCCCGCTGTTAAACTTGCGATTCAGAGGGTGCTGGGTATCTCGAATGAAGGAGGTTCAAGCAAATATTTGGGGCTGCCGGAATGCTTTAGCGGCTCTAAGGTAGACCTGCTAGGCTATTTAAAAGGAAAGGTGAATGGTAGACTGAATGCTTGGTACCTAAGGAACCTATCACAGGCCGGCAAAGAAATATTATTAAAGACGTCAGCATCGGCCCTGCCTGTTTTTGCGATGTCAGTCTTTAAACTCCCGAAAACAATCTGTGCCAATATGTCCAGTGCCATGGCAAACTTCTGGTGGGGATCTGATGCGCATATTAGGAAAATCCATTGGATAGCTTGGGAGAAGCTTTGCTTGCCAAAGGAGAGTGGTGGAATGGGATTTAGAGACTTGGAAGCCTTTAATCAGGCGTTGCTGGCTAAACAGGCCTGGAAAGTTCTTACTTTCCCCCACTGCTTGTTGGCCCGATTCCTCAAGAGCAGATACTTTCCAAGTTCTAACTTTTTGGACGCCAAACTGGGTGACAAGCCATCCTTTGCTTGGAGAAGTTTGTTATCTGGGAGGGAACTGATACTTAAAGGTCTGCAGAAACGAGTTGGCGATGGAAACTCTATACACGTTTGGACGGACAAATGGGTAGAAGATGAAGCGGATGGGTACGGCATGAGAGCTCCCTGGATAAAAAACTGTACATTCAATGTGAATTTGAGGGTAAGGGAGCTGATAGATTTCCAAAATAGAAGATGGAATATTCAGGCATTGGAAGAGGTTTTTGTGCCTTCAGACATCCAAATTCTTTTGAATAACCAACCGGTGACGTCTAAAGAAGATTTCTGGGTGTGGAAGTTTAACAAATCAGGTGCTTACTCGGTTAAATCGGGTTATTGGCTAGCGGCCCAGGAAAAGAGCAAAGAGATACGTCAAGTTGCCGAAGCTCAACCATCCCTCAATAGCCTGAAATCTCAAATCTGGAAAGTGCAGACGGCCCCTAAGATAAGAACTTTTGTTTGGAAAGCTGTGTCTCAAGCCCTGCCGGTAGCTGATCTATTAAGGGAAAGGGGAATGAAGTGCGATGATCGATGTCAGCTGTGTGGCTTTGAAGGGGAATCGGTGAACCATATACTCTTTTCCTGCCACCTACCTAGGAAGTGTTGGGCGGTATCCAATATCCCCTCTCCTCGGGGTGGTTTCAGCGACCATTCGATCTATGAAAACATCGCATACCTCCTGAAGGTGAGTAAGGATGTAAGGTTCGATATTGAAATCAACAGAAGCTGGCCGTGGGTCCTGTGGTACTTATGGAAGAACAGAAACGCCTTTATCTTTGAAGGAAAATTGTTTGAAGCAGATGAAATCAGAAAGAAAGCCAAAGAGGAAGCTGATGTATGGTTTGTAGCTCAACAAGTTCAGAGTGGAATGGACCAAGTGGAGGCGGGTGTGATAGAGAAGGGAGTACTAGGTAATGCTCCGAAAATTGCCAAAGGATGGGTCCTTTGTGAGTTTGACATGGACTGGTCGAAAGGTCTTGGGTTCATGGGGGCGGCGTGGATAGTGAAAGATGAGAAGAGAAGAGTTCTACTACATAGTAGGAGGGCTTTCTCAGATGTGAAGTCGATCAATGAGGCTAAGCTACAGATCTGGTTGTGGGTTTTAGAAAGTATGAAGAGTTTGAAGAAGAATAAGGTGATCTTTCTTTCAACCTTTGGGGATATAGTTGAGGCAATAGAGAAACCCGCCTTGTGGCCTAACTTACAGTTTGAAGCTACAGAGATTAAGAGAGAGCTCCGGTCTCTCGAGGCATGGGAGTTAAGGTTTGGACTTTTGGCTTCAGTTAGATGTGCCTCTTTCATCGCTCAGAGTGTCAGGCAGCTTGGTCTGATGCAGTCTTATGTAGCGGTTGGCCATCCACGTTGGTTGGATCATATGTACGTGAATGAAAGTGGAGCATATGATAGTTAA
- the LOC106298833 gene encoding vacuolar iron transporter homolog 2, whose product MDQGRNMDIEKESTTTFDYSKRAQWLRAAVLGANDGLVSTASLMMGVGAVKHDVKAMILSGFAGMVAGACSMAIGEFVSVYSQYDIEVAQMERESGEVEKEKLPSPLQAAAASALAFSVGAIVPLLAAAFVKEYRVRIISVVTAVTVALVGFGWLGAALGKAPAVRSSARVLFGGWLAMAVTFGLTKLIGLYGL is encoded by the coding sequence ATGGATCAAGGTCGTAACATGGACATAGAGAAGGAATCAACAACAACCTTTGACTACTCCAAACGCGCTCAATGGCTACGTGCCGCGGTGCTGGGAGCCAACGACGGTCTTGTCTCCACCGCGTCGTTGATGATGGGAGTTGGCGCCGTGAAGCATGACGTCAAGGCTATGATTCTCTCGGGATTCGCTGGAATGGTGGCCGGAGCTTGTAGCATGGCGATAGGAGAGTTCGTCTCCGTTTACTCTCAGTACGACATAGAGGTAGCTCAGATGGAGAGAGAGAGTGGTGAAGTGGAGAAGGAGAAGCTTCCTAGTCCACTACAAGCAGCAGCTGCGTCTGCGCTTGCGTTTTCTGTGGGTGCGATTGTGCCGCTTTTGGCGGCTGCGTTTGTGAAGGAGTATAGAGTGAGGATTATTTCGGTTGTGACGGCGGTTACGGTGGCGCTTGTGGGGTTTGGGTGGTTAGGAGCGGCGTTAGGGAAGGCACCTGCGGTTAGGTCTTCGGCTAGGGTTTTGTTTGGAGGGTGGTTAGCTATGGCTGTTACCTTTGGGTTAACTAAGCTTATTGGGTTATATGGACTTTGA
- the LOC106298682 gene encoding sm-like protein LSM3B, with protein MSGEEDATVREPLDLIRLSLDERIYVKLRSDRELRGKLHAFDQHLNMILGDVEEVITTVEIDDETYEEIVRTIKRNIQYLFVRGDGVILVSPPLRTT; from the exons ATGTCCGGCGAGGAAGACGCCACCGTGAGGGAGCCACTAGATCTGATTCGTCTGAGTCTCGACGAGAGAATCTATGTCAAGCTCCGCTCTGACCGCGAACTCCGCGGCAAGCTTCAC GCGTTTGATCAGCACTTGAACATGATTCTGGGTGATGTTGAAGAAGTTATCACGACAGTAGAAATCGATGACGAGACCTACGAAGAGATTGTCAGG ACGATAAAGCGCAATATCCAGTATCTGTTTGTGAGAGGAGATGGAGTGATATTGGTGTCTCCACCTTTGAGGACAACCTGA
- the LOC106298754 gene encoding thioredoxin Y1, chloroplastic, with amino-acid sequence MAATSLSPSTIPSLNRKDSSTVSAFTPRSISAVKFQFPLRRIRTGDLNLSSLSSSTRSTPRAIEAKKQTYDSFDDLLVNSDKPVLVDFYATWCGPCQFMVPILSEVSATLKDKIQVVKIDTEKYPSIANKYKIEALPTFILFKDGEPCDRFEGALAAKQLVQRIEDSLEVKT; translated from the exons ATGGCGGCTACTTCTCTCTCACCATCTACAATCCCATCTCTGAATCGGAAAGACTCGTCCACTGTTTCCGCTTTCACTCCGCGCTCTATCTCCGCCGTCAAATTCCAGTTCCCACTTCGCCGGATTCGAACCGGAGACTTAAACCTCTCCTCGCTATCTTCATCAACTCGATCCACTCCCCGCGCT ATTGAAGCAAAGAAGCAGACGTACGACTCGTTCGATGACCTCCTTGTGAACTCTGACAAGCCTGTTCTTGTCGACTTCTACGCGACCTG GTGTGGTCCCTGTCAGTTCATGGTTCCGATTCTGAGCGAAGTGAGTGCAACATTGAAAGACAAGATCCAGGTGGTGAAGATTGATACCGAGAAGTACCCGAGTATTGCTAATAAATACAAGATCGAGGCGCTTCCTACGTTTATCCTGTTCAAAGATGGGGAGCCTTGTGACCGATTT GAGGGTGCTTTGGCGGCGAAACAACTTGTCCAACGGATTGAAGATTCTCTTGAAGTGAAGACTTAG
- the LOC106301103 gene encoding caffeic acid 3-O-methyltransferase-like, with amino-acid sequence MGHLLDPKNMNEINGDDETELGLRAVRLANYITFPMVFKAAIELGVIDALYLAARDDVNGSGSFLKPSEIATRLPTPPSNPEAPVLLDRMLRLLASYSMVKCQIVDGERVYKAEPICKYFLRYNIEEMGTLASQFILELDSVFLNTWAQLKDVVLEGGDAFARANGGLKLFDYMGTDERLSKLFNRTGFSVGVMQKFLEVYKGFEGINVLVDVGGGVGNTLGFVTSKYPNIKGINFDLTCALAQAPSYPNVEHVAGDMFVEIPRGDAIILKRMLHDWNDEDCAKILKNCWKALPENGKVIIMELVIPDEAESKDVQANIAFDMDLLMLTQLSGGKERTKAEYEAMAANSGFASCKFVCPAYHLWVIEFSK; translated from the exons ATGGGACACCTTTTAGACCCTAAAAACATGAATGAGATTAACGGAGATGATGAGACCGAGCTTGGTTTGAGGGCAGTGAGGCTAGCCAATTACATTACCTTCCCCATGGTTTTCAAAGCCGCCATTGAGCTCGGTGTCATCGACGCTCTCTACTTAGCTGCTCGTGATGACGTCAATGGATCTGGATCGTTCCTCAAACCGTCTGAGATAGCTACTCGGCTTCCCACACCGCCTAGTAACCCTGAAGCACCGGTTTTGCTGGACCGTATGCTTCGTTTACTCGCCAGTTACTCGATGGTCAAGTGTCAGATAGTAGACGGCGAGAGGGTGTACAAAGCTGAGCCCATTTGTAAGTATTTCTTGAGATACAATATTGAAGAAATGGGGACACTTGCTTCTCAGTTCATTCTTGAACTTGATAGTGTCTTCCTCAACACATG GGCACAGTTGAAAGATGTGGTGCTAGAGGGAGGAGATGCATTTGCTCGTGCCAATGGTGGGTTGAAGCTCTTTGATTACATGGGCACAGATGAAAGACTAAGCAAACTCTTTAACCGGACTGGATTCAGCGTTGGAGTTATGCAGAAGTTTCTTGAAGTTTATAAAGGTTTCGAAGGAATCAATGTGTTGGTTGATGTAGGAGGAGGAGTTGGAAACACACTAGGTTTTGTTACTTCAAAGTATCCAAACATTAAGGGTATTAATTTTGATCTAACTTGTGCTTTGGCACAAGCACCTTCTTATCCTAATGTGGAACATGTGGCTGGAGATATGTTTGTAGAAATCCCAAGAGGAGATGCTATCATCTTGAAA CGTATGCTTCATGATTGGAATGATGAAGACTGTGCAAAGATTCTCAAGAACTGCTGGAAGGCATTACCGGAGAATGGGAAAGTGATAATCATGGAGCTAGTTATTCCAGATGAGGCAGAGAGTAAAGATGTGCAGGCCAACATTGCATTTGATATGGATTTGTTGATGCTCACACAACTCTCTGGAGGAAAAGAGAGAACAAAAGCTGAGTATGAAGCTATGGCTGCTAATTCAGGTTTTGCAAGTTGCAAATTTGTGTGCCCTGCATATCATTTATGGGTCATTGAGTTCTCTAAATAG
- the LOC106298168 gene encoding LOW QUALITY PROTEIN: eukaryotic translation initiation factor 5B-like (The sequence of the model RefSeq protein was modified relative to this genomic sequence to represent the inferred CDS: deleted 3 bases in 2 codons) produces MEIEIAIEKKKSKAKKSGGSSVSVALLNDDEEDHESDDEEEEVSPIIFSGKKKRRGSSLCDLAILVVDIMHGLEPQAIESLNLLRMRDTEFIVALNKVDRLYGWKPCKNAPIVKAMKQQTKDVVNEFNMRLPGIITQFKEQGLNTELYYKNKEMGETFSIVPTVEDMESVLSRIDKSGEGVYVQASTLGSLEALLEFLKSPAVKIPVSGIGIGPDIMKAGVMLERKKEYATILAFDVKVTTEARELADEMGVKILCADIIYHLFDQFKAYIEDIKDEKKKKESADEAVFPCVLQILPNCVFNKRDPIVLGVDVVEGILKIGTPICVPSREFIDIGRIASIENNHKPVGYAKKGHKVAIQ; encoded by the exons ATGGAGATAGAAATTGCAATTGAA AAGAAGAAGTCTAAAGCTAAGAAAAGTGGTGGTAGCTCTGTTAGCGTTGCTTTGCTTAATGATGATGAGGAGGATCATGAATCTGATGATGAGGAGGAAGAAGTGTCACCAATCATCTTCTCTGGTAAGAAAAAGAGGAG GGGTTCAAGTTTGTGTGATCTTGCGATTTTGGTGGTTGACATAATGCATGGGTTAGAGCCACAAGCCATAGAATCTCTAAATCTGTTAAGAATGAGGGACACAGAGTTCATTGTTGCATTGAATAAG GTGGATAGGCTATATGGATGGAAACCATGCAAGAATGCTCCTATCGTGAAGGCAATGAAACAGCAAACTAAAGATGTTGTAAATGAGTTTAACATGAGGCTCCCTGGG ATTATAACCCAGTTCAAGGAGCAAGGTCTCAACACTGAGCTATACTACAAGAATAAAGAAATGGGAGAAACTTTCAGTATCGTTCCTACC GTGGAAGATATGGAGTCAGTTTTGAGCAGGATCGACAAAAGCGGTGAAGGAGTTTACGTACAAGCGTCTACACTAGGGTCATTGGAAGCGTTGCTTGAGTTCTTGAAGTCCCCAGCTGTAAAGATACCTGTAAGCGGTATCGGCATAGGCCCTGATATC ATGAAGGCGGGAGTGATGCTGGAGAGGAAGAAGGAATACGCTACGATTTTGGCTTTTGACGTGAAAGTGACTACAGAGGCTCGTGAGCTTGCTGACGAAATGGGAGTCAAGATCTTGTGCGCTGATATTATTTATCATTTGTTCGATCAGTTCAAGGCATATATTGAGGATATCAAAGATGAGAAGAAGAAGAAGGAATCGGCCGATGAAGCAGTCTTCCCTTGTGTCCTTCAGATTTTACCTAACTGTGTGTTTAATAAGAGAGACCCAATAGTCCTTGGAGTTGATGTCGTCGAGGGTATACTCAAG ATTGGAACTCCCATCTGCGTCCCTAGCAGAGAGTTCATCGATATTGGCCGCATTGCCTCTATTGAGAACAACCACAAGCCTGTTGGCTATGCAAAGAAGGGCCACAAGGTGGCGATACAGTAG
- the LOC106301104 gene encoding LOW QUALITY PROTEIN: troponin T, skeletal muscle (The sequence of the model RefSeq protein was modified relative to this genomic sequence to represent the inferred CDS: inserted 1 base in 1 codon; deleted 1 base in 1 codon), whose amino-acid sequence MELELGLKITRARDNDVSSSTDFKVSRDSLGQLWHSRETDYVFILTLRLKGFKKDGIDTEINKEGDMITIRGRKEVEEMVLVKWVKWRKESEIKEFKKVFRIPDIVNLDKIKARFDEEDGTLTVTFPKKVKGITGXKIEEVEVEEAEKTEPETEKTEEKTEPEEEIKEEKKPDEEAEEPKMEEEEEEIMEEEKTRDHEEDREETEEKDSKPKKKKRKKVMFPCVAGSTLLMSIIVFIIQLIQSKKK is encoded by the exons ATGGAGCTTGAATTAGGTCTGAAGATCACTAGGGCAAGAGACAACGATGTCTCTTCCTCTACAGATTTCAAGGTTTCCAGAGATTCTCTTGGTCAGCTCTGGCATTCTAGAGAAACCGATTATGTGTTCATCCTCACTCTTCGCCTAAAAG GATTCAAGAAGGATGGTATTGACACTGAGATCAACAAAGAAGGGGATATGATTACTATAAGAGGAAGGAAAGAAGTTGAAGAAATGGTTTTGGTCAAGTGGGTGAAGTGGAGAAAGGAAAGTGAGATTAAGGAGTTCAAGAAAGTGTTTCGGATTCCAGATATAGTCAATCTTGACAAGATCAAAGCTAGGTTTGATGAAGAAGACGGGACTTTGACAGTTACATTTCCCAAGAAAGTTAAGGGGATAACGG TGAAGATTGAGGAAGTGGAAGTGGAAGAAGCAGAGAAAACAGAGCCAGAAACAGAGAAAACAGAGGAAAAAACAGAGCCAGAAGAAGAAATCAAAGAGGAGAAAAAACCTGATGAAGAAGCAGAAGAGCCGAAGATGGAAGAGGAAGAAGAAGAGATAATGGAGGAAGAAAAAACAAGGGATCATGAAGAAGATAGAGAAGAAACCGAAGAGAAAGATAGTAAACCAAAAAAGAAGAAAAGAAAAAAAGTTATG TTTCCATGTGTTGCTGGATCTACTCTGCTTATGTCAATCATTGTTTTCATTATTCAATTGATCCAATCCAAAAAAAAATGA